From one Sphingomonas naphthae genomic stretch:
- a CDS encoding ParB/RepB/Spo0J family partition protein, with the protein MSRKNASFAAGLAAGIDPPEDTASAPRRPGLGTNVLTGRENRLAELAAGTVVSRTHELVDPARCRMWIGHNREYALLTEERCADLIESMKAQGRQEMPAIVRRVRGEADYEFEVICGARRHWSISWLRSHNYPDFRFLVDIRELSDEEAFRLADIENRAREDLTDLERARDYLRALDAYYEGRQKVMAERIKVTESWLSRYLDLARLPNELMAAFPNPQDLRIKHVTAIKPLLKPDDRRKRVFAEAAVLGSRSGEEGAPTAVPDIIRALVLAADPPKKSGTPKRSGTAETLSSQSGKPLLRIDGKDRKGLRVTLLTQAGGTRAEAEDALKALLDKHWQ; encoded by the coding sequence ATGAGCAGGAAAAATGCGAGTTTCGCCGCCGGGCTTGCGGCCGGGATCGATCCCCCGGAAGATACTGCTTCTGCGCCCCGTCGGCCGGGGCTCGGCACGAATGTGCTGACGGGCCGAGAGAACCGCTTGGCAGAGTTGGCCGCTGGAACTGTGGTGAGCCGGACCCACGAGTTGGTGGATCCTGCGCGCTGTCGAATGTGGATCGGCCATAACCGCGAATATGCCCTGCTCACCGAAGAACGATGTGCCGATCTGATTGAAAGCATGAAGGCACAAGGCCGTCAGGAAATGCCCGCGATCGTGCGTCGGGTGCGCGGCGAGGCCGATTATGAATTCGAGGTCATCTGCGGCGCACGACGCCATTGGTCGATAAGCTGGCTGCGAAGCCATAATTATCCCGATTTTCGCTTCCTGGTCGACATACGAGAGCTGTCTGACGAGGAAGCTTTCCGGCTTGCGGATATCGAGAATCGGGCGCGGGAAGACCTCACCGATCTGGAGCGCGCCCGCGACTATCTGCGCGCGCTCGATGCCTATTATGAGGGGCGTCAGAAGGTCATGGCCGAGCGGATAAAGGTTACCGAGAGTTGGCTGAGCCGATACCTCGATCTTGCGCGTCTACCGAACGAACTTATGGCCGCCTTCCCGAATCCGCAAGATTTGCGCATCAAGCATGTGACGGCCATCAAGCCTCTTCTCAAACCCGATGATCGGCGTAAGCGCGTATTCGCCGAAGCGGCAGTTCTCGGTAGTCGATCTGGAGAGGAGGGTGCCCCTACGGCAGTGCCGGACATCATCCGCGCACTCGTGCTGGCCGCAGATCCCCCCAAGAAGTCAGGAACCCCCAAGAGGTCAGGAACGGCTGAAACGCTTTCATCCCAATCGGGCAAGCCGTTGCTCAGAATCGATGGCAAGGATCGTAAGGGTCTGAGGGTGACGTTGTTGACGCAGGCGGGCGGCACGCGCGCGGAAGCCGAAGATGCGCTGAAAGCGTTGCTCGACAAGCACTGGCAATAG
- a CDS encoding AAA family ATPase, producing MAASLDIDGTQDLLSVATLAQRTSSVLERLRDSARSARADDRREPTFPIGKAADLVGRTPAAIRDAEKDGRLPPPPRTENNRRVGYTLAQLNDMRGLFGTRPWRAADDPCCVVAVQNFKGGVGKSTLSVHLAQYLAIQGYRVALIDCDSQASATTLFGYVPDLDLTEDDTLYPFLRQEEMTSLDYALRKTHFDGLELIPANLRLFQSEYEIAARMARGQGGLIDRLAQGIASISDRFDVVVLDPPPALGAISLSVLRAANALVVPVPPTVMDFSSTAAFLAMLDETIETLAERGFAPTLQFLRFVASKVDENKSMQKELLNLMRTLFGHALVRTPLKDSAEIDNATARLMTVYELDGPVTSSAVRNRCLTYLDGVNAEIELDIRAMWPSHLNRLRKEGLA from the coding sequence GTGGCAGCATCACTCGACATAGACGGTACGCAAGACCTCCTATCAGTGGCGACGCTCGCCCAGCGCACCTCGTCGGTGCTGGAGCGCTTGCGCGATTCCGCAAGGAGTGCGCGGGCGGATGATCGTCGCGAACCGACCTTCCCTATCGGTAAGGCAGCTGACCTAGTTGGCCGCACGCCGGCAGCAATCCGGGACGCGGAGAAGGATGGTCGTCTTCCACCCCCGCCGCGAACCGAGAATAATCGGCGTGTCGGATATACGCTCGCGCAGCTCAATGACATGCGCGGGTTGTTCGGTACGAGACCGTGGCGAGCCGCCGACGACCCGTGCTGCGTGGTTGCGGTCCAGAATTTCAAGGGCGGTGTCGGCAAGTCCACGCTTTCTGTGCATCTTGCCCAGTATCTTGCAATCCAGGGCTATCGTGTGGCGCTGATCGATTGCGACAGTCAGGCGTCCGCTACGACGCTGTTCGGATATGTGCCTGACCTTGATCTGACCGAGGACGATACGCTCTACCCGTTTCTGCGGCAGGAAGAGATGACCTCCCTCGACTACGCTTTGCGGAAGACTCACTTCGATGGACTGGAACTGATCCCGGCCAATCTGCGATTGTTTCAGTCCGAATATGAGATTGCGGCGCGCATGGCGCGGGGGCAGGGGGGGCTTATCGATCGCCTTGCACAAGGCATCGCCAGTATCTCCGACCGGTTCGATGTTGTCGTTCTCGATCCGCCTCCCGCCCTCGGCGCGATTTCGCTGTCCGTCCTGCGCGCGGCAAATGCGCTCGTTGTGCCGGTGCCCCCAACGGTTATGGATTTTTCCTCCACTGCGGCATTCCTGGCCATGCTCGATGAAACAATCGAGACGCTTGCGGAGAGAGGTTTCGCACCGACGCTCCAGTTCCTTCGATTCGTGGCATCCAAGGTCGATGAAAACAAATCGATGCAAAAGGAACTGCTCAATTTGATGCGGACGTTGTTCGGCCATGCTTTGGTCAGAACGCCGCTGAAGGACTCCGCCGAGATCGACAATGCGACAGCGCGTCTAATGACTGTCTATGAGCTCGATGGGCCGGTGACGAGCAGCGCGGTACGCAACCGGTGCCTAACCTATCTCGATGGCGTCAACGCTGAAATTGAACTGGATATTCGGGCAATGTGGCCCAGTCACTTGAACCGATTGCGCAAGGAAGGTTTGGCGTGA